The Rhinolophus ferrumequinum isolate MPI-CBG mRhiFer1 chromosome 2, mRhiFer1_v1.p, whole genome shotgun sequence genome includes the window TTTCTCACCAACAGTTAATAGAATGAATATTTGCAAAGTGAAATCTAACTATTTATCTTATAAAGAGTCTCTCCCTCCTTACACCTACCCTAGCCCCACCTTTACCTTTCCTAGACATTCTTcagggctttttttccccttctaattCCTTAGGTAGAATAGGGGTCACTCCAATAACCATGTCCATATTCTAGTCACAAGTCTACTGAAAAAAAGTAGTTATTTTACTAGATAATAACCATCTGCTTAGTTTCCTACGACACTATGAGCACTTAAGGGCAGGAGAACATATCTTATTCATCTGTGTTTCCCTTAGCAAAGTGCTTGTCTCCTGGTAGATACTGAAATgtgtactgaatgaatgaaaaccaaAACTCCAATCGTCTTTCTTCTCATGAATGTAGATTAATGTGTATAAGTTTTGAAAGTTTAAAGATATTACAGAAAACAATCATAGAGAAAAGTTGAATTAACTGAGTATTTtacatacttatatttttatgtcttatttcaTATCctctacttaaaattatttttttaataaatataatttattctctGAAAAGTTTACATTAAGAGGAACTTTTAGAAATTTGGAGGATAGCTGAGAGAGGGCCAtgttagaaattttaaagagCTTTATTAAACTGCACATTTAAAGTATACCATGTGATAacttttgatatatgtatacacccatgtgtgttagaattttaattaaatgaaagaaaaccagcTAAAATCATATAGAAGTTTTGTACAAGACTATCCAACATTGATTTATAAGTAGTAAGATTTATGACAATACCGGTTTATTGCACAATTCTAGAAGCTTATCTGTTAGGCGAGTCGCATCTCCAACAAACTTTTCTAATGAGTTTTTCATATGAATAGCTTTATTTAGGATTTCCTTGCATCTGTTCACACGCATGGGATAAGAagactgtcaaaaaaaaaacacataactttatacaagattttaaaaaggtaacaacagaacttttaacaaaaatcaacttaaaaagtATTTATGATGAGAGTTTATACTGATACAAATTTTCTAGAAATCAATTTGGCAACACTATCAATAGCCATAAAAATGCTGCTATCTTATGACCTGATGAATTCCCTTCTTAGGCTCTACCTggaagaaataattagaaatgagaataaatataGATGTGTCTACATGTattacaacagcaaaaaaactGTAAACAACCTTAATGATTAACAACAGTATATAAATTATAGAAGGCTAACTACTATAGAATTTTATGTAGTTATTAAAATTGTGtcttcaaagaatatttaataacatgggAACATGCTTATAGTAACAAgctaaagtaaaaaatatgaaattatatatctATGTGATCCAATTAGGGCTAaaatacacatagaaaataaacatacaaaaatacaccataagggggaaggtgaggggattagaaaacaatcagtaaccacaagatggccacggggttttgaaaattaatctggggaacgtaatcaataatgttgtaaagattttgtagggtatccaatagacacgtgtcccatttgggagaccatctcagggaagatgtagatgcctgatcactgcactgtacacctgaagctgaacaataatgaatgccaactataatattatatatatatatgtgtatatatatatatatatatatatatatatatacacgtatatataggtatgtatatatttacaagaggcagagtacagcattgggagtggagatagtggaaatgggatggctcggtgtgatgttagagagatagtggatgggggaggggggtccacagtgtgagggatataaatgataaacgtctaagtaaaaaaaaaaacaaaaaaaaactcatagacacagacaatagtttagtggttaccagagggtaaggggggtggggggtaggagatgagggtaaaggggatcaaatatatggtgatggaaggagaactgactctgggtgatgaacacacaatgtaatttatagatgatgtaatacagaattgtacacctgaaatctatgtaattttactaacaattgtcaccccaataaatttaaatatatatatatatatatatatatacacaccaaaatattaatgaatagtagagtgaattttttctttattgtatctgtgtatttttgaaattctcaaaactatttattaattaaatatgtacTACAAACTTGTAAAGTTCCATTAATAATGCAACAAAATTTTTCTAGTATTAATAATTCAAGTACTTTGGattaaaacacttgaaaaaaatataggtTGCCATTTTATAGCAAACACTAACAGTTTACAGACTTCATAAAGAAAAGGcatgttgaatttttttatcttaaacatGGTAGTCACTTCATTTGATATggtaaattttctaaattttaaaatgagacagaATGCTATAcctctttttaaagtatttaaaatttatgttttgctACAAATCTAATGAGATTTGTAGAGAGAAACCCTAAAACTTTCATCATCATATCAGCATTAAATAATCAATGCcatataaaatggataaaaacactGTTGTGACTAATATATTACCTTTGACACAGCTGTCATCATCCACATTGCTTGCTGAGGATAAGCCAGAAACACTTTGGCTATAATTTCCATTAAGACAACAAAAACTTCATCATGAGAATGACAAATTCGGGAGATCAATTGTGAAAAAGCAGTCAAAAACTGATATGGAGCTAAGTGATTTTTGTGCTCTGTGAtaactttgtttattttagctaAATCATTTCTCATTTGTACACGATCACAGCGGGCAGCtggaagaaaaatcaaagttagaaaaatagtaaagaaTAAAACAGTATATCAgttcatttcacagaagaaaaattttgttttaaaaatagctttaagaTATAGAGTAGTCTCCCCATCCCCAGTTTTGCTttccagtttcagttacctgcaatCAACTGTTGTCTGAAAACATTAcatgaaaaatttcagaaataaacaattcataagttttaaattacgcgccattctgagtagcatgacgAAACCTCAAGCTGGCCCCgctgaatcatccctttgtccagtgtctccacgcTGTACATGCtccccacctgttagtcacttagtagccacctTGTCTATCAGATCCACTTTTGGAGGTTATCACActgtttgtgttcaagtaacctttattttattcagtaatgGTCCCAAAATGCtagaatagtgatgctggcaattcagatatgccaaagagaagcgataaagtgcttcctttcagTGAAAAGGTGCAAGTTCTCaacaatatggaaagaaaaaaaatcatatgctgaggttgctaagatctacagtaagaacGACTTCTATCCGTGAAATccgtgaaggaaatagaaattcgTGGTAGTTTTGCTGTTGCACCTCAAGCTGCAAAAGTTACAGCCACAGTATGCttatttaagatggaaaaggcattacaTTAGTGGGTGGCAGACATAAACAGAAAACGTGTTCCAATTGACAGCAACGCGCCAGCAAGCACTGAGCTTATaggaagacttcagcaagggatcccctgaaacAAGTGACGCCAAGCCATTGACTCAAGTAAGGGAACagttacacagattcaggaataggtttggactaaaaaatataaatgttactgGAGAGGCTACACCTGCTGATGAAGAACCTTCTGCCACATTTCCATCAGAGTTGAAGAAGCTTATTAGGGTCTGAAACTATCTACAgattcaggcatccactgggggtcttgcaACATGTCCCCTGTGGacaaggggggactactgtatgtTATTCCTGTGTACAAAGCCAGATCACTTGCCAATTTGTGAAAAGATAGTTTTTTCTGTCCAAGTAAGACAAAATATGTAGAGCCATTGAAAAATTCAAGGGCCATTAATTTTCActagaaacaaacagaacaagCCACAATACcttgtaattttataataaattatttggcTTAAACTAATATTTCTCAGTATGTGTTAGGTTCATCAAGGAATGAGCAGATTTTCATTTGCAGGCCCTGAACTACAACTACTTAAAAAGTCTATGTTTggtatctaaaaaacaaaataaaccaacaaaccaCACAGAAACCAActcagatacagacaacaaactgatggccgctggaagggaaggaagtggaagaaggctgaaaagggggaaagggaataataagaggtccaaatttccaattataaaataaataagtcatggtgatgtactgtacagaatggggaatatagtcaataacatagTAATAACTTTGTACCGTGACAgttactagacttactgtgatcactttgtgaggtatgtaaatattgaataactatgctgtacacctgaaactaaacataatacacctgaaactaatatacattaactgtactttaattaaaaagtctGTTTAgtctttcccctttttatttatttatttattttttcgttttaacagtttttaatgaaAGCTGCATATAAGATTACTTTATTCCTGCATCTTCTCAATTGTTTCTTCCTCATAtttgcccttttcctttcctacttggCGAGATTTGGCTTTCCGTTCAAGGATCTTTTTGCAGTCTTTGTCCAGCTTTAGTCTAGTGATAACCACCTTGCTGGGGTGAATGCCCACATGAACTGTCGTGCCATTAGCCTTCTCCCGCTGCACTCGTTCAATGTAGATGACATACTTCTTTCTGTAAACCTGGACTACTTTGCCAATTTGCTGCCCTTTGTAGTGTCCTCGGACAACCTGAACTTCATCATCCTTTCGGATGGGCATGGATTGAACATTGTACTTCTGTCTCAGCTCTTTGGAAAGAGGAGAAGACATAATCTTCCTGCGAATGTGGGAAGGTGCATTGAAATGTCTTTTACAGTTCTTGCTCCGGTCAGAATTCACAAAGGGGTTGAACTTCATTTTGGCCGCTGGCGCTTCAGCGATGGCCGCAAAAGGGAAGAGCTCTTTcccctttttaatatttagtttcaGGCTCACttatataaaatcttttaaatttatttttcaattacagctgatttttttaaatttataaaatcttaatTATCAAATTCATTCCTAGCTTTTAACAAGTTAGACTGTCAAGCCAAATCTGACTTCATACCAAAATTATAATTCTTCTCAGTTCCTTAAATTCTtacacacaaaattaatatacctTTTTCCCATTCATAGGCCTTAGCACCAAAATCAAGCCATAGTGATAACATCCGTGGCATTGACTGATATATGAATTGATTTCCATACTGTAGAGATCTGCAATTATACAAAGATATTATTAATAGTGTTCTTtgtttatgttatataaattaaaattttaagatttaaactGCTACTTGAGTAATATATAGCCCTCTGACAAAAATTATGGTATCAGTATTTCTTCCTAGCAGAGGTTTACTTTgactcctctcttctttttttcttactacaTATATTCCTCACTAAGCCCTATATTGCCTGCTCCAAAATTAATACAAGTTATGACCTATTCA containing:
- the LOC117014420 gene encoding 60S ribosomal protein L26-like — its product is MKFNPFVNSDRSKNCKRHFNAPSHIRRKIMSSPLSKELRQKYNVQSMPIRKDDEVQVVRGHYKGQQIGKVVQVYRKKYVIYIERVQREKANGTTVHVGIHPSKVVITRLKLDKDCKKILERKAKSRQVGKEKGKYEEETIEKMQE